In Sulfurisphaera javensis, a single genomic region encodes these proteins:
- a CDS encoding hydrogenase/urease maturation nickel metallochaperone HypA — protein sequence MHEWSIAYSVVKTLTDNFDKKVLKVTLVLPQFSFLDLEILKEAFDELKKENKVTQDAELKIKIAEPIFKCRNCGKEFKLSDVEKQLNEVRSQYGEEYPLHLMPELFPAFLKCPYCGSHDIEAKGQEIYIESVEVEESGAVTRTS from the coding sequence ATGCATGAGTGGTCTATTGCTTACTCTGTTGTAAAAACACTAACGGATAATTTTGATAAAAAAGTCTTAAAAGTTACACTAGTTCTTCCTCAATTTTCTTTCCTCGACCTTGAGATTCTTAAAGAAGCCTTTGATGAACTTAAAAAGGAGAACAAAGTTACACAAGATGCTGAATTGAAAATTAAAATTGCTGAGCCAATTTTTAAATGTAGAAATTGCGGTAAGGAGTTCAAACTTTCTGATGTGGAAAAACAGTTAAATGAAGTTAGGAGTCAATATGGTGAGGAATACCCTCTACATTTAATGCCAGAATTATTTCCAGCATTTCTAAAATGTCCTTATTGTGGTTCTCATGATATTGAAGCTAAAGGACAAGAGATTTACATCGAAAGCGTAGAGGTGGAGGAGAGTGGAGCCGTTACGAGAACTAGCTAA
- a CDS encoding P-loop NTPase, producing the protein MEPLRELAKEKLRGKKVIAVMSAKGGVGKSVISALISLSLPSSATLIDLDIHTMGIAKLFGIENVSFEVSKEGIEPAKIKNVNLISLAGVVRDRYVILPGRNQYNVMKELIAYSNIKTDYVVFDLPPGLGDEILVLEELTDYKPIIITTPSKVSIKVVKYLIDYLYEKNKKPIMVVNMSYFTCGSEKVKPFGSYEGDVNLPIDPNIEEFIGKIQNYEGEVKKVIEKELIPLL; encoded by the coding sequence GTGGAGCCGTTACGAGAACTAGCTAAAGAAAAACTAAGAGGTAAAAAAGTTATTGCTGTAATGAGTGCAAAGGGTGGAGTAGGTAAAAGTGTAATATCTGCTTTAATTTCTCTATCTTTGCCTTCATCAGCAACTCTTATAGACCTTGATATTCATACAATGGGAATAGCAAAGCTTTTTGGAATAGAAAATGTAAGTTTTGAGGTAAGTAAAGAAGGAATAGAACCGGCAAAAATAAAGAATGTTAATCTAATTTCTCTAGCCGGAGTAGTCAGAGACAGATATGTGATTTTACCCGGAAGAAACCAATACAATGTGATGAAAGAACTTATAGCTTATTCAAATATAAAAACGGATTATGTAGTATTTGATTTACCACCTGGGTTAGGCGATGAAATATTAGTTCTTGAAGAATTAACAGACTATAAACCTATTATTATTACTACACCTTCTAAAGTTTCAATCAAAGTAGTGAAATACTTGATTGATTATCTTTATGAGAAGAATAAAAAACCTATTATGGTAGTCAACATGTCATATTTTACGTGTGGAAGTGAGAAAGTAAAACCTTTCGGATCTTATGAAGGTGACGTAAATTTGCCAATTGATCCAAACATAGAGGAATTTATAGGAAAAATTCAAAACTATGAAGGAGAAGTGAAAAAGGTAATAGAAAAAGAATTAATTCCCCTTCTTTAA
- a CDS encoding hydrogenase maturation protease — MKRIAIVGVGNRLMGDDGLGSYLAEALQGNVKGCEVIDLGASGIASFEILKDFDIIIILDAIMMEDKDFDIIKVNNEIDSDELTSTVLDFEYSGSHGLGIQSVLTTLRIMGYFPEVYIVGCRHYVLDVKMGLSKELSEKLENIVIKLADFVKKFNIEIDIKGVLEKLNKVMQNNY; from the coding sequence ATGAAGAGAATAGCAATAGTAGGTGTGGGAAATAGGCTTATGGGAGATGACGGTTTAGGTTCCTATTTAGCTGAAGCATTACAGGGAAATGTAAAGGGTTGTGAAGTGATTGACTTAGGAGCTTCCGGGATTGCATCGTTTGAGATTTTGAAGGATTTTGATATAATCATTATCCTTGATGCTATAATGATGGAAGATAAGGATTTTGATATAATCAAAGTAAATAATGAGATTGATAGTGATGAATTAACATCTACTGTGCTTGATTTTGAATACTCTGGTTCTCATGGTTTGGGTATTCAAAGCGTATTAACAACTTTAAGAATCATGGGTTACTTCCCGGAAGTGTATATAGTAGGTTGTAGGCATTATGTTTTAGATGTAAAAATGGGGTTATCTAAGGAATTAAGTGAGAAATTAGAAAATATCGTAATAAAACTCGCTGATTTTGTGAAAAAATTTAATATAGAAATTGATATTAAAGGAGTCCTTGAAAAATTAAATAAGGTGATGCAAAATAATTATTGA